CCGGCACAGACAAGGCGTTTTCCGGCGGCGCGGATATTTCAGAATTTGGTGGACCTCTTCCCTCCACTGAGCCCAGACTGGCCTCGGTGATCGAGCAGATGGAGAGCGCTGACAAGCCCATCGTTGCTGCTATTTCCGGGATCTGCCTTGGGGGCGGACTCGAGCTGGCATTAGGGGCACATGAGCGGGTCGCACACGTGCAGGCCCGAATTGGCCTGCCTGAGGTCAAGCTTGGCATCCTCCCGGGAGGCGGCGGAACCCAGCGCCTTCCAAGGCTGGTTGGACTGAAGCGGGCGCTCACAATGATCACGGAAGGTCTGATCGTACGCGCAAGTACTTTGTCCGATACCAGGTTGTTTGCACAAGTAGTCGATGAAGACATCGTTTCCGCAGCCATCCAGACCGCGCGAGAACTAGCCGCCAAAGGCGCACCGTATCGCCGTGTGCGTGACATCGACATGGACGAGCCCAATGCGCAGGCGATTCTGGATGAATGCCGACAGAAGCTTGCCGGCAGTAAAGACAAAGCCATGCAGCTGGCTCAGCAGAATTGTCTCGAATCGGTAGCGGGAACGGTCAATCTGCCATTCTCCAAAGGACTTGAGCAGGAGCGCGCACTCATCAACATGTTGATGGAATCGAGCCAGTCCAAGGCTTTGCGTCACATCTTCTTTGCTGAACGGGCAGTCACCAAAATACCGGGTGTTGCGGCGGATACGCCGATCCGGGACATCAGTCGCGTTGGCGTTATCGGAGCCGGCACCATGGGTGGCGGCATTGCCATGAGCATGCTTAATGCGGGAATTCCTGTCACGCTGGTCGAGGCCACACAGCAAGCGCTTGACCGCGGCGTAGCCATCATCGAGCGAAATTACGAGAACACGGCCAGCAAAGGCCGCATTACTGCAGAAGATGTTCAGAAGCGCATGGCGTTGCTCACACCGAGTCTTGCCTACGAGGATCTGTCTGACGCTGATCTGGTGATCGAGGCGGTGTTTGAGGATATGGACGTCAAGAAGTCGGTGTTTGGCAAACTTGACGCGATCTGCAAGTCCGGCGCCATTCTTGCATCCAACACTTCATACTTGAATATCGACGAACTGGCTGCGACGACATCCAGACCGGGTGATGTGCTCGGACTGCATTTTTTTAGCCCCGCAAATGTAATGAAGCTGCTCGAGATCGTGCGAGGTGACAAGACATCGAACGAAGTCTTGACGACATGCATGTCGCTTGCCAGGCGTATTGGCAAGATTGCAGTCGTTGCGGGTGTCTGCGACGGGTTTATCGGAAACCGCATGGTTGCACGCTATACCGCGGCCGCGCACGGCCTGGTGGTGCAGGGTGCAGCGCCGCAACAAGTGGATCAGGCACTTGAGGCGTACGGATTCTCAATGGGGCCGTTGCGCATGGGGGATCTGGCCGGGTTGGATATTGGCTACGCTACCCGCAAGCGATATAAGGCGAGCGCGCCAGATCAATGGTATCCACACATCGCGGATGATCTGGTTGAGCAAGGGCGTCTGGGCCAGAAATCCGGATCAGGATGGTACCGGTATGAGCCGGGCAATCGTCAGGCGATTCCGGACCCGCAGGCTGAAGAGATCATTCGTCAATTCAGACAACGTCTTGGTGTGAGCCCACGGGTTGTGACGGACGAGGAGGTTGTTGCCCGGTGTGTCGGTGCGCTGATCAACGAGGGTGCGCGAATTCTGGAAGAAGGCATTGCGTTGAGGCCGAGCGACATTGACGTTGTCTACCTCAATGGCTATGCCTTTCCGAGGCAGCACGGAGGACCGATGTTCTATGCGGACCAGATCGGACTGGATAAGGTGCTGGCAGACCTGCAACGCTTTTGCTCTGAGCCCGGCGCAAAGTCATGGTGGCAGCCCGCTTCACTCATTGTTTCGTTGGTGAATGAGAGCAAGAGCTTATCGCAGTGGCAAAAGGAGCGAGCGTGAGCTGTGTGCGTTCAGTGTCCGGATTATCAGAAGTGAGCGCTTAGTGCTGTGAACAGACGCATGAGTGCTGAGAAAGCGCATATCGGGACTGGCGCACCGGCGGATTCAGGCATGATTGATCGCCAGCCGGGTGGCGATTGGTGGGTAGTTGTCTCCTGCTTGCATGTGGGTGACAACGCCTCATCTTGCCGCAACTTGCCCTTGCTGCCATGAATGTCTTGTCTTTACCGGGGTGTCCGTGTTTACACTCTACGCCGATTGTCACATCAGAGGTGACAAGTTATTTGAAAAATCTATATAAACGTCAATACACAAAGGAGCACTGAAAGATGGCACAAGTCGAACTGATGTCAGATGTTACCGGCTCGGTCTGGAAAATTCTGATGGAAGTAGGCACTGCGGTTGACGCGGAAGAGCCTATTCTGCTCATCGAATCGATGAAGATGGAAATTCCGCTCGTTTCAGAAAAGCCTGGCACCATCGTCGAGATCATGGTGGCCGAAGGCGATCCTGTCACCGAAGGACAGATCATTGCAAAAATTGAAGTTTGATTTAACTTTTTAAAAAAAACTTTTCCTGTATATGGAATTTTATTCCTATAAATTGATTTATCAGTGAATGACTCCCATAATCAGACTGCGGTGTTTGGCCGGTGACGGTTCAAGAAGTGAGCAAAGTTTTGTCGGGGCGCGTCTCACTTCGAACCACATCCGGTATCGCCGTAGCACAACAACACAATCGTGAGGAGACACGCATGAAGTTACTTGCAGCAATCACTTTCTCTGTGGCAGCGCTGACCGGTCAGGCAGCCATGGCACAGTCGGACTGGAAACCCGGTTCTGTTGTCGAATTCATTGTTCCTGCAGGGCCTGGAGGCTCTCTGGACATGGTGGCACGCCAGATACAAAAGATCGCCATCGAGAAGAAGCTGGTCGACAGCATGATCATCAGTAACCGTCCAGGCGGTGCACTGGCCATGGCATTGAATGATCTGGACAAGCATCCTGGCGACGCCAATTATCTGATGACCTTGACGACCTCGATCATCAATAACAACATCACCGGCTCGCTCAAGGATCGCCCGTACACCAACTACAGCCCGATCGCGATCCTGTTTCAGGAATACGTCGGTCTGATCGTGCACAAGGACTCTCCCTACAAGACCGCTCAGGATCTGGTCAACTCCATGAAGGCAGATCCAGCCAAACTCAATGTGGCACTCGCCACCTCACTGGGTAATCACATCCACGTTGGTGCGGCTTTGCCGTTACAGAAAGCGGGTGTGGATGTACAAAAAATCAACTTCATCCCTTACAAATCATCGGCTGAGTCAATCACCAATTTGCTCGGCAAGAACGTCGATGTCGTGGCCGCCAGCACTCCCAATTTTCTGACTGCGCTCAAGAACGACCAGTTGCGGATCCTGGTTGTCGGCTCGCCCAAGCGTCTGCCTGGCGAACTCTCGGGTATTCCGACCTGGAAAGAGTCTGGTGTCGATGTGGTGACGACTTCAATTCAGGGCATTCTCGGACCCAAGGACTTGAAACCAGCCCAGATCTCCTATTGGGGCAAGGCGTTTGACGAGATCACCAGCACTGATGAGTGGAAAAAATTCGTAGAGATGCGTGGCTGGGCACCGGATTTTGTGGGGCCGGATCAGGTCAAGCAGACGCTGGCTGAGGAAACGCAGAGAATTCAGGAGATTCTTGACACCCTCGGTCTTTCCAGGAACAAGTGATCTCCTCGGAGTTGTACATATGGGACGCACGCGCTCGCCAGATGCTTTTCTGCCAGGCAAGGAGGGGAGTTTTTCCGAGGACGATCCATCAGTCGTGCTCACGCTGGCGCGTGGCCTGATTGTACTGAACTGCTTTGATCTGAGCCGTCAGTACCTGAGTAACAAGGAGCTGGTCAGCCTGACCGGGCTGTCCAAGCCGACCGTTTCCCGGATCACCTACACCCTGGCGAAGTTCGGGTTCCTGCGGTATTCACCAGTGCTCAGACAGTATGCACTGGGCGTTTCCATGTTGACGTCAGCCTATCCGTTGCTGGCTCACATGAAAATCCGCCAGGTTGCCCGGCCATTGATGCAGACCATGGCCAACGAGGTTGGTGGTGTGGTGTCGATGGGGGTACAGCTTGGCAGAAAGATGGTCTATGTCGAAAGCTGCGCAAGCGCGAAGTCGGTGAGTCCGGTCGTCGCAGGGATCGGGTCAAAGATTCCGATGTATCCGACGGCTATGGGAAGAGCCTACCTTTGTGGCTTGAGTCCGGCCGAGCGCACGCAGTTGCTCGATGCGATCACCCCTGGCTGGGAACAAGAGGGCAGCAAGTACCGGGTGCTGGTGGATGATGCACTGGCGCAGTTCAGGCAATGGGGGTTTTGCCTGGCCATGCACAATCTTGTGCGTGAAACACGCTCGGTCGGTGTTCCCCTTCGCGGCGAAGTCGACGAAATGCGTTACGCCTTTAACTGCGGCATGCCGGTGGTTCGCCTGAAGGAGTCGCAGATTGAGACCGAAATTGGACCAAGATTGATGGATTTGGTCAGGAATGTGGAACTCTTGATCGGACACCGTTAACGGAACGACTATCGACCGGATGGCTCGACGATAAAGCCCGGAGCCCGGATGTTTCAGACGCCTGCGGGGTTCATTCGGGAGTCGTCCAGGAGTAGTCCGGCATGTATCGCGAACCAGTGGGTCGCGTCCAGTAATAGGAATGAATGAATTGAAGAAACTATTGATTGCAAACCGGGGCGAGATTGCCTGCAGGATTGCCCAGACCGCTCGACGGCTGGGTATCGAGACGGTCGCCGTCTATTCAGAAGCTGATGCGCAGGCCAAGCACGTGGCGTGCTGCGATAGCAGCTATCTGATCGGACCAGCAGATGCCCGTCAGAGCTACTTGAACATTGACCGGTTGATGGAAGTGGTGCGCGAGAGTGGCGCAGATGCTGTGCATCCCGGATACGGTTTCTTGTCGGAGAACGTCGCCCTGGCTCGCGCCTGTGAGGTGGACGGGATCATGTTTGTCGGTCCGGGGCCCCATGCGATCGAGGCCATGGCCGACAAAGCCCGTGCCAAGGCGCAAGCCCACCAGGCAGGCATGCCTCTGATTCCAGGCTACTACGGTGACGAACAGGATGATGCGTTTCTGAAGGAGCAAGCACTGGCTGCGGGATTTCCGCTGATGATCAAGGCGCGTATGGGGGGCGGCGGACGCGGCATGCGAGTCGTTCGTAGCATGGACGAGTTTGATGCAGCTCTGGCGTCTTGCCGGCGCGAGGCACTGGCCGGGTTTGGCGACGACACCGTGATGCTCGAACGATACATCGAACGGCCTCGCCATGTCGAAGTGCAGGTGTTTGGCGACGCCCATGGCAACGTCGTGCATCTGTTCGAGCGTGACTGCTCTGTCCAGCGTCGGCATCAGAAAGTGATAGAGGAGGCTCCAGCCCCAGGATTGTCAGACAGTCAGCGCGATGCGATGGGGCAGGCTGCGGCTGATCTTGCCCGATCCGTGGGTTATGTCGGTGCGGGCACGGTCGAATGCATCGTCGACCCGGACGGCAATTTCTACTTTCTGGAGATGAATACGCGTTTGCAGGTCGAGCACGGTGTGACGGAGCTTGTCACTGGGCTGGATCTGGTTGAGTGGCAGTTACGTGTCGCGCGTGGTGAACGCTTGCCCCTTGCACAGGATGATCTGCAGCTCAATGGTCATTGTTTTGAGGTGCGCATCTGTGCAGAGCGTCCGAACAAAGGATTCTTGCCGTCTGTCGGACAGATCCAGACATGGTCGCTTCCCGAACATATCGAGTTTGCGCAGGGCGACGTAAGGGTGGACGCCGGTGTGCGTGCGCAGGACAGTATCAGTCCGTATTACGACTCGATGGTGGCCAAGATACTGGTTCGGGCAGACAACCGGGATCAGGCGATTGCCCGCATGCTCGACACCCTGCATGCAACGGAAATCAGCGGTATCCAGACGAACCTGGGATTTATCAAAGCCATCTTTTCGCATCCGGAATTTGTCGCGCAGAGCGTGCACACCGGATTTATCGAGACCCATCTCAAGCAGCTATTGAACATGAATCTTGACAGGAGTCCTGCATGAGCCAGGAAAGCCCCACGAGTCAGTCCGTACTCTCAGATGCATCTGTACAGTCCATGCCTGAGCAGGCGCACAGCGGCTCGCTTCCTTTGTCCGACCTCAAAGTGATTGAAATCTGTTCCACCATCGCCGGTCCAGCCTGTGCACGTCTGCTCGCGGATTTCGGGGCCGATGTCACCAAGATTGAGCCACACGAAGGTGATGGTGTCCGTCAGATGGGGCGGCATGTGCAGGATGTCTCGCTTTACGCTGCCACCATACTTCGCGGCAAAAAGTCGATTGCACTGGACCTGAAGTCCGAGCAGGGCAACCGGATTGCGCGTGCTCTGATTGATCAGGCTGACATCCTCGTGGAAAACAACCGGCCCGGGGTGCTGGAGCGACTCGGCCTGGGCTACGAAGATCTGCGCCAGACCAACCCCGGACTCATCATGGTGCGTATTAGCGGTTATGGCCAGGACGGCCCGTACTCGGGCAGGCCCGGCTACGGAGCCACCTGTGAGGCGGTGGGGGGAGTCCGGCACATGACGGGGGACCCGGATCGTCCGCCCGCACGGGTAGCGCTTGCTACCACGGATTACCTGACCTCGGTTTACGCGGCGTTCGGTGCCATGACTGCCGTACACGAGCGCGCCCGCTCTGGTCTTGGACAGGTCGTCGACGTGGCACTGTACGAGGCTGCGTTCAGTCAAATGGAGCCGTATGTCCCCGCTTACGAAAAATTAGGATTTGTGCCAAAGCGAGTGGGACCGAATCTGCCGACGATGGCACCCAATAGTCTGTATCCGACTGCTGACGGAAACTGGATGCTGATTGCTGCCAACAGCGACATCATCTTCCGCCGCCTGACCCAGATCATGGAGCAGTCAGAACTTGCCACGGACGAACGATTTGCGACTATCCGGGCACGAGGCAAACCCGAGAATATGAAAGAGATCGACCGGATCATCGGTGAATGGACCCGCACACTGGACGCACCCTCCCTTGCAGCCAGGCTAATCGAGGCGGCCATTCCGTCTGCACCGGTCAACACCATTGCGGACATCTTTGAAGATCCACATTTCACTGCGCGCGACATGCTGGTGAAGGTCGGGCATCCTGTGCTGGGCCACACGACCCAGACTGGGGTCGTGCCCAAGCTTTCTCGTACGCCAGGCACGATCCGTCACTCAGGCCCGGATCTGGGCGCCGATACCGACAGTATCCTGGCCGCAATGGGGTTGAGCGAGCAGCAGATCGGGGAGCTTCGCGCTCTCAAGGTGATTCGCTGATCCAGGAGCCACCGCCTGAACACCAGAACGACGTCGCCTTTGTGCCTTACGAACTATTTGAAACTGAACACCCGTAGGGGAATATATTGAATACAACAACTGATACATCGACCGGGCCTGCAGGAAGTAGCCAGCCTGACATTCAGGAAGCTACCCAGGCGGGGGGCAACTCATTGACGCCAGATGGCCAATGGGCAGAAGAGTTGAAGGAACTGGCGACCCGGCGCGAACAGGCAGCGGCCATGGGTGGACCCGAATCGCTGGCCAAACTC
This sequence is a window from Orrella marina. Protein-coding genes within it:
- a CDS encoding acetyl-CoA carboxylase biotin carboxylase subunit, with amino-acid sequence MKKLLIANRGEIACRIAQTARRLGIETVAVYSEADAQAKHVACCDSSYLIGPADARQSYLNIDRLMEVVRESGADAVHPGYGFLSENVALARACEVDGIMFVGPGPHAIEAMADKARAKAQAHQAGMPLIPGYYGDEQDDAFLKEQALAAGFPLMIKARMGGGGRGMRVVRSMDEFDAALASCRREALAGFGDDTVMLERYIERPRHVEVQVFGDAHGNVVHLFERDCSVQRRHQKVIEEAPAPGLSDSQRDAMGQAAADLARSVGYVGAGTVECIVDPDGNFYFLEMNTRLQVEHGVTELVTGLDLVEWQLRVARGERLPLAQDDLQLNGHCFEVRICAERPNKGFLPSVGQIQTWSLPEHIEFAQGDVRVDAGVRAQDSISPYYDSMVAKILVRADNRDQAIARMLDTLHATEISGIQTNLGFIKAIFSHPEFVAQSVHTGFIETHLKQLLNMNLDRSPA
- a CDS encoding IclR family transcriptional regulator produces the protein MGRTRSPDAFLPGKEGSFSEDDPSVVLTLARGLIVLNCFDLSRQYLSNKELVSLTGLSKPTVSRITYTLAKFGFLRYSPVLRQYALGVSMLTSAYPLLAHMKIRQVARPLMQTMANEVGGVVSMGVQLGRKMVYVESCASAKSVSPVVAGIGSKIPMYPTAMGRAYLCGLSPAERTQLLDAITPGWEQEGSKYRVLVDDALAQFRQWGFCLAMHNLVRETRSVGVPLRGEVDEMRYAFNCGMPVVRLKESQIETEIGPRLMDLVRNVELLIGHR
- a CDS encoding acetyl-CoA carboxylase biotin carboxyl carrier protein subunit; translated protein: MAQVELMSDVTGSVWKILMEVGTAVDAEEPILLIESMKMEIPLVSEKPGTIVEIMVAEGDPVTEGQIIAKIEV
- a CDS encoding CaiB/BaiF CoA transferase family protein — encoded protein: MSQESPTSQSVLSDASVQSMPEQAHSGSLPLSDLKVIEICSTIAGPACARLLADFGADVTKIEPHEGDGVRQMGRHVQDVSLYAATILRGKKSIALDLKSEQGNRIARALIDQADILVENNRPGVLERLGLGYEDLRQTNPGLIMVRISGYGQDGPYSGRPGYGATCEAVGGVRHMTGDPDRPPARVALATTDYLTSVYAAFGAMTAVHERARSGLGQVVDVALYEAAFSQMEPYVPAYEKLGFVPKRVGPNLPTMAPNSLYPTADGNWMLIAANSDIIFRRLTQIMEQSELATDERFATIRARGKPENMKEIDRIIGEWTRTLDAPSLAARLIEAAIPSAPVNTIADIFEDPHFTARDMLVKVGHPVLGHTTQTGVVPKLSRTPGTIRHSGPDLGADTDSILAAMGLSEQQIGELRALKVIR
- a CDS encoding Bug family tripartite tricarboxylate transporter substrate binding protein, producing the protein MKLLAAITFSVAALTGQAAMAQSDWKPGSVVEFIVPAGPGGSLDMVARQIQKIAIEKKLVDSMIISNRPGGALAMALNDLDKHPGDANYLMTLTTSIINNNITGSLKDRPYTNYSPIAILFQEYVGLIVHKDSPYKTAQDLVNSMKADPAKLNVALATSLGNHIHVGAALPLQKAGVDVQKINFIPYKSSAESITNLLGKNVDVVAASTPNFLTALKNDQLRILVVGSPKRLPGELSGIPTWKESGVDVVTTSIQGILGPKDLKPAQISYWGKAFDEITSTDEWKKFVEMRGWAPDFVGPDQVKQTLAEETQRIQEILDTLGLSRNK
- a CDS encoding 3-hydroxyacyl-CoA dehydrogenase NAD-binding domain-containing protein, with product MQTVHYETRDDVAVIHMNRPPVNSLGHPLRKDLHEAIARALADASVKALVVTGTDKAFSGGADISEFGGPLPSTEPRLASVIEQMESADKPIVAAISGICLGGGLELALGAHERVAHVQARIGLPEVKLGILPGGGGTQRLPRLVGLKRALTMITEGLIVRASTLSDTRLFAQVVDEDIVSAAIQTARELAAKGAPYRRVRDIDMDEPNAQAILDECRQKLAGSKDKAMQLAQQNCLESVAGTVNLPFSKGLEQERALINMLMESSQSKALRHIFFAERAVTKIPGVAADTPIRDISRVGVIGAGTMGGGIAMSMLNAGIPVTLVEATQQALDRGVAIIERNYENTASKGRITAEDVQKRMALLTPSLAYEDLSDADLVIEAVFEDMDVKKSVFGKLDAICKSGAILASNTSYLNIDELAATTSRPGDVLGLHFFSPANVMKLLEIVRGDKTSNEVLTTCMSLARRIGKIAVVAGVCDGFIGNRMVARYTAAAHGLVVQGAAPQQVDQALEAYGFSMGPLRMGDLAGLDIGYATRKRYKASAPDQWYPHIADDLVEQGRLGQKSGSGWYRYEPGNRQAIPDPQAEEIIRQFRQRLGVSPRVVTDEEVVARCVGALINEGARILEEGIALRPSDIDVVYLNGYAFPRQHGGPMFYADQIGLDKVLADLQRFCSEPGAKSWWQPASLIVSLVNESKSLSQWQKERA